Part of the Nitrospirota bacterium genome, CTTATGGGCGCATTTTTTCTGCAGAAGTTCCATGGAGGAACAGGCCTGCTTCCTTCAGGCATGGAAGGGGTCAGGCCTGCCAAGGCTGTCATTCTCGGAGCGGGCGTAGTCGGGACAAATGCTGCCCGCATTGCAGCAGGTATTGGAATGGATGTTATCGTGCTGAACAGAGGCATTGAAAGGCTCCAGAGGATCGATGAGTTGTTTATGGGCAGGGTTAAGACGCTTTCTCTCACCGGTGCAAATATTCTGCTGGAGATTAAAGATGCAGACATCATCATCGGGGCAGTGCTTGTACCCGGCGGGAAGACTCCTCTTCTGATCACGCGGGATATGCTCAAGACCATGAAAAAGGGGGCGGTGATCGTTGATGTGGCGATAGATCAGGGCGGCTGCGCAGAGACTTCCAGGCCCTCGACACATGACAATCCGGTCTATGAGGTCGACGGGATCCTTCACTACTCAGTCGCCAATATGCCGGGCGCCTATCCGAGGACTTCCACCTTGGCGCTTACCAATGCCACGCTGCCCTATATAAAGATAATTGCCGATATGGGGATTGATAAAGCATCAGACGATCCCGTTATAAAAACCGCGCTGAACACCTATAACGGAA contains:
- the ald gene encoding alanine dehydrogenase produces the protein MIIGIPKEIKKEEFRVAVTPSGVRELRKAGHAVLVETGAGAGSDFSDSEYLRENAEVLDRKILFDRADLIVKVKEPLPSEYDLLTEGQALFTYLHLAPNRELTDLLLQKKIAAFGYETLEKDQAFPLLIPMSEVAGRMAPLMGAFFLQKFHGGTGLLPSGMEGVRPAKAVILGAGVVGTNAARIAAGIGMDVIVLNRGIERLQRIDELFMGRVKTLSLTGANILLEIKDADIIIGAVLVPGGKTPLLITRDMLKTMKKGAVIVDVAIDQGGCAETSRPSTHDNPVYEVDGILHYSVANMPGAYPRTSTLALTNATLPYIKIIADMGIDKASDDPVIKTALNTYNGKIVHPTLAAAMDGNKKG